One stretch of Arachis hypogaea cultivar Tifrunner chromosome 20, arahy.Tifrunner.gnm2.J5K5, whole genome shotgun sequence DNA includes these proteins:
- the LOC140183245 gene encoding uncharacterized protein has product MLDGTPSNPQRGAQVILTNSHGRNLSFMFRLDFSCTNNEAEYEALMLGLKMAQEIGIKKLHVKGGYDTKERSLALCREQVWRMMKVFDKILFEHVPRIENKHADALATLESRVTIQNGQHTLKHRTAKSSAREERMSMKEKTNDWRKPLHE; this is encoded by the coding sequence ATGTTGGATGGAACACCCTCGAATCCACAAAGAGGGGCACAAGTCATCCTTACAAACTCCCATGGAAGAAATCTATCTTTCATGTTTCGATTGGATTTTTCTTGCACCAACAATGAGGCAGAGTATGAAGCTCTAATGCTCGGTCTAAAGATGGCTCAAGAAATTGGTATCAAGAAACTCCATGTCAAAGGAGGGTATGACACCAAGGAAAGAAGTCTGGCCTTATGCAGAGAACAAGTTTGGCGCATGATGAAAGTATTTGACAAGATTTTATTTGAGCATGTACCCCGAATAGAAAACAAGCATGCGGATGCTCTAGCAACATTGGAGAGTAGAGTCACTATTCAAAATGGACAACATACTTTGAAACACCGGACAGCTAAAAGTTCTGCCAGAGAAGAAAGGATGTCCATGAAAGAAAAAACCAATGATTGGCGAAAGCCTCTACATGAATAG